CGCGCGGATGCAGCCCTCCAGCACGGTCATGTTGATGAAGGCCGTGCCCACATTGATGACGATGCCCGCATCCACCTGCCGGATCAGCGCCTCGACCGCGTCCGCGTCCATCGCGTCCAGTGCATGGCTGGTGAAGGGCATGTCGTGGCCCTTGTCGCGCAGCGTCCGGATGATGTCATCCGCCTTGGACTGGGTGCGGTTGGCGATATGCAGATCGCCGAATTCCGCCGCCCATTGCGCGACCTTGTGGGCCGTGACCTGCGCCACGCCGCCCGCACCGATGATGAGCACGTTCTTCTTCGCCAATTCTGTCTCCTTCAGGTGGCAGAGGATGGGTCGCCTTCAGGAAAGGCTGGCCTTGTAGTCGTCGTAACCGAAGCTGCGGACGGTGCGGATCGTTCCGTCCTCCTCGCGGCGCGCGATGGCGGGCATGGCCACGCCGTTGAACCAGTTCTTCTTGACCATCGTATAGCCCGCCGCATCCTGGATGCTGATGCGGTCGCCGATGGACAGGGGCGCATCCAGCCGCGCGGTGCCGAAGATGTCGCCCGCAAGGCAGGTCTTGCCGGCGATCTGGTATTCATGCGGCCCCGTATCGGGCAGCTTGGCATCCTGGCGATAGATCAGCAGGTCCAGCATATGCGCCTCGGTGCTGCTGTCCACGATCGCGACCGGGCGGCCGGTGTCGATGATGTCGAGGACGCTGACCTCCAGCGTGGTGGTGTTGGTGATGCTGGCCTCGCCCGGTTCCAGATAGGCCTGCACACCGAAGCGGTCCTGGAACGCCTTCAGACGGTCGGCCAGCCGGTCCAGCGGATAGCCCTCGCCGGTGAAATGGATGCCGCCACCCAAGGACACCCAGTCCAAGCGCTTCAGGATGGCGCCGAATTCATCCTCGATCCGGGTCAGCTGGCGGTCGAAGAGGTCGAAATCGCCGTTCTCGCAATTGTAGTGGATCATCACGCCACTGATCCGGTCCAGCGCGGATTCCAGACGCTCCACGTCGCCCTCGCCAAGGCGCGAGAAGGGCCGCGCCGGATCGGCCAGATCGAAGCCGCTGGTCGAAAAGCGCGGGTTCAGCCGCAGCCCGGTCGCGATGCCCTGCGCCTTGGCGCCGAAGCGGTCCAGCTGGGACAGGCTGTTGAAGATGATCTTGTCGGCATAGCCCACCGCCTCGTCGATCTCGTGATCGGCCCAGGCCACGGAATAGGCGTGCGTTTCCTTGCCGAAGGTCTCGTGCCCCAGGCGCAGCTCATAGAGCGATGAGGACGTGGTCCCGTCCATGTAGTCGCGCATCAGATCGAAGACCGACCAGGTGGCAAAGCATTTCAGCGCCAGCAGCGCCTTGGCCCCCGACGCCTCGCGCAGCCGGGCCACCTTTTCCATGTTCGCGCGCAGGCGGGCCATGTCGATCAGGTAATGGGGCGTCTGCGGCAGGGTCATGGGCAAGCCTTCTTGCGATGCGGTGCGGATGCGGCCATCCCGTGCGGGGCGGGGATGCGGGAAACCGGCGATATAGCTGTCCGCCCCGATTTTCGCAAGGAATCATGACGGCAGGGTGACGGTCAGCGGCCCGTCTGTTCGGCGGCGAAACGGCGCAGTTCGCGCTTCACCAGCTCCAGTTCCGCGCGCAGGGCGGCGATCTCGGATGCCAGGTCGTCGTCCAGGACCCGCCCCGCCATGACCGAGATCCGCGCCAGCAGCACGCCTTCGGGGCGCGAGCCCTCCTCGCCCTCGGCATCGTCGGCCTTCAGCAGCAGGGTCTGCAGCCCCTCGGTCAGGACCTGGCCCGGCAGGTCCACCTCGACCAGCCAGGCATCGTCGCCATCGGCGGCCAGCCGGGCCTGGGACAGGACCTCGCCGTGATGGATCAGCACGACCCGGCCGGGGGCCGCGGCCAGCCCGGTGATGCGGCCGCGCCAGATGCCGCCGCGCAGCCCGTGATTGTCGAATTGCGGCATGGCGGTCTCCTTCACATCTGGGCGCGGGGATGGCGGGACAGGATCACGTCGCGCGCAGCGACCGCGTTCATGAACGGCGCCTCGAAGATCAGGTCCAGCCAGGCCTTGTCGACGGACCGCGCCGACAGGTCGGCATAGCCCAGGTCGAATTCCACCAGTCGGTGGCAGTGGCGCCCGGCGATGTCGTCGCCCAGCTTGCGCAGGATGGTTTCGGTATTGGGCCCCTGCTGGACGTTCAGGCGGGCATAGACGGCGATGGGCCGTTCCGCCTGCAGTGTGGTCTCCAGCCGGATGATGTGATGGCCGCCCAGATCCTGCAGCGCCTCGGCCGGCAGGGACAGGGAAAAGGACAGGAAGCTGCCGCCGAAGCCCATCACCTCCAGCGCCAGGCCGTAATCGGCCAGGTCCGTGGCGCCGCGGTTGCGGACCTGGCGCAGGATGACGGCGCGCTGCGGGCAGTCGTG
Above is a genomic segment from Paracoccus aestuarii containing:
- a CDS encoding carboxynorspermidine decarboxylase; its protein translation is MPQTPHYLIDMARLRANMEKVARLREASGAKALLALKCFATWSVFDLMRDYMDGTTSSSLYELRLGHETFGKETHAYSVAWADHEIDEAVGYADKIIFNSLSQLDRFGAKAQGIATGLRLNPRFSTSGFDLADPARPFSRLGEGDVERLESALDRISGVMIHYNCENGDFDLFDRQLTRIEDEFGAILKRLDWVSLGGGIHFTGEGYPLDRLADRLKAFQDRFGVQAYLEPGEASITNTTTLEVSVLDIIDTGRPVAIVDSSTEAHMLDLLIYRQDAKLPDTGPHEYQIAGKTCLAGDIFGTARLDAPLSIGDRISIQDAAGYTMVKKNWFNGVAMPAIARREEDGTIRTVRSFGYDDYKASLS
- a CDS encoding DUF6478 family protein is translated as MARQDHSWLSRRIRARAARHWHRILDRALRRPAPVDEDIRDEARDLHQVLSRLLQVADARVTSARDSLRRMVLPAGTDWRWRPHVLQGRISPAALIAPPDGRWLSEEVALFHDCPQRAVILRQVRNRGATDLADYGLALEVMGFGGSFLSFSLSLPAEALQDLGGHHIIRLETTLQAERPIAVYARLNVQQGPNTETILRKLGDDIAGRHCHRLVEFDLGYADLSARSVDKAWLDLIFEAPFMNAVAARDVILSRHPRAQM